In one window of Nocardiopsis aegyptia DNA:
- a CDS encoding fasciclin domain-containing protein, translated as MIRKSTLTVTAAAAALAFGLTACGDMSEEDPEAASENTSAEETAGAEDTESEGMTETAGENFGPGCAAVPEDGEGSFEGMADDPVATAASNNPALSTLVTAVGEADLVDTLNSAEDITVFAPADDAFAKIPEEDLNALLADQEQLTEVLTYHVVEGRQAPADLEDGTFTSLQGGEVTTEGSGEEFTVNGDSAVVCGNVQTANATVYIVDTVLMPE; from the coding sequence ATGATCCGCAAGAGCACTCTCACCGTGACCGCCGCCGCTGCCGCCCTGGCGTTCGGCCTGACGGCCTGCGGGGACATGAGCGAGGAGGACCCCGAGGCGGCGTCGGAGAACACGAGCGCCGAGGAGACCGCGGGAGCGGAGGACACCGAGAGCGAGGGCATGACGGAGACCGCGGGTGAGAACTTCGGCCCGGGCTGCGCCGCTGTGCCCGAGGACGGGGAGGGCAGCTTCGAGGGCATGGCCGACGACCCGGTGGCGACTGCCGCGTCCAACAACCCGGCGCTGTCCACGCTCGTGACCGCCGTGGGCGAGGCCGACCTGGTCGACACGCTCAACTCCGCGGAGGACATCACCGTCTTCGCTCCGGCCGACGACGCGTTCGCCAAGATTCCCGAGGAGGACCTCAACGCCCTGCTGGCCGACCAGGAGCAGCTGACCGAGGTGCTGACCTACCACGTCGTCGAGGGCCGCCAGGCGCCCGCCGACCTGGAGGACGGCACGTTCACCTCCCTGCAGGGGGGCGAGGTCACCACGGAGGGCTCCGGCGAGGAGTTCACGGTGAACGGCGACTCGGCGGTGGTCTGCGGCAACGTGCAGACCGCCAACGCCACCGTCTACATCGTGGACACCGTGCTGATGCCGGAGTAG